Proteins encoded in a region of the Bacteroidota bacterium genome:
- the queG gene encoding tRNA epoxyqueuosine(34) reductase QueG, which produces MPEQVTISEKIKNFALKIGFHACGISKANFLVEDVAFFKKWLDQNHEGEMAYMRNHVEKRTDPRLLVENAKSVISVLLNYYPEKPLHAEDQYKISKYAYGVDYHFVLKDKLTELLNFIEELCGKRTARIFVDSAPVLDKRWAQKSGLGWIGKNTCLITKEQGSFFFVGEIIIDLDLDVDEPIEDYCGSCTKCLNACPTNALVAPYRLDARKCISYLTIENKDEIPDRYKNSFNKWIYGCDICQDVCPWNKKAIPTLIPEFRPSEELSRMKAEDWQNLEKGKFNKLFKNSAVLRTKFAGLKRNIKFVSD; this is translated from the coding sequence ATGCCTGAGCAAGTAACAATTTCGGAGAAGATAAAAAACTTTGCCCTAAAAATTGGCTTTCATGCATGTGGGATCTCTAAAGCTAACTTTTTAGTCGAAGATGTAGCTTTTTTTAAAAAATGGTTGGATCAGAATCATGAAGGTGAGATGGCCTATATGAGAAATCATGTTGAAAAACGCACTGATCCCCGCCTTTTAGTCGAAAACGCAAAATCGGTTATTTCGGTTTTGCTAAATTATTATCCTGAAAAACCGCTTCATGCTGAAGATCAATATAAAATTTCGAAATATGCCTATGGCGTAGATTATCATTTTGTACTAAAAGATAAACTTACAGAACTATTAAATTTTATTGAAGAATTATGTGGCAAGAGAACTGCACGAATCTTTGTCGACTCGGCTCCTGTGCTGGATAAAAGATGGGCACAAAAAAGCGGTCTTGGGTGGATTGGGAAAAACACTTGCTTAATTACGAAAGAACAGGGTTCTTTCTTTTTTGTCGGGGAGATTATTATTGATCTGGATTTAGATGTTGATGAACCCATTGAAGATTATTGCGGCTCTTGTACCAAATGCCTCAATGCCTGCCCAACCAATGCCTTGGTTGCTCCATATCGTTTGGATGCGAGAAAATGCATTTCATACCTGACCATCGAAAACAAAGATGAAATTCCTGATCGTTACAAAAACTCTTTTAACAAATGGATTTACGGCTGTGATATTTGTCAGGATGTTTGTCCATGGAATAAGAAAGCAATCCCTACCTTAATTCCTGAATTTAGACCCTCAGAGGAGCTGTCTCGAATGAAGGCTGAAGACTGGCAAAATCTTGAAAAAGGAAAATTTAACAAATTATTTAAAAACTCCGCAGTATTGAGAACTAAATTTGCAGGACTAAAAAGAAACATCAAATTT